A stretch of the Thermodesulfobacteriota bacterium genome encodes the following:
- a CDS encoding 3'(2'),5'-bisphosphate nucleotidase, producing MKYENELRTAIDAVKKACRLCTKVQASLVSEETMTKKDKSPVTVADFGAQTIICHELMKAFPNDPVVAEEDSVELRKKEGEFLSRKVYEYVSEVLPELREDEIHSIIDRGGYQGGAVGRFWTLDPIDGTKGFLRGEQYAVALALIENGEVVLGVLGCPNLSADLNKSDSETGLIYSAVKGSGSSAEHIESERSDKVEVSDIEHPSYAPFCESVESAHSSHSDSEKISQILGVTAEPIRIDSQCKYAVIARGDASIYLRLPTRKDYSEKIWDHAAGSIIVSEAGGRVSDIYGNNLDFSKGRTLADNKGIVGTNGELHELVISAVVEVLNSD from the coding sequence ATGAAATATGAAAACGAACTAAGAACCGCCATTGATGCTGTTAAGAAAGCTTGCAGGCTTTGCACAAAAGTACAGGCATCATTAGTATCAGAAGAGACTATGACAAAGAAAGATAAGTCCCCCGTTACTGTAGCGGACTTTGGAGCGCAAACAATTATTTGCCACGAACTAATGAAAGCATTTCCCAATGACCCCGTTGTAGCAGAAGAAGATTCGGTAGAGCTAAGAAAAAAAGAAGGTGAGTTTTTAAGCCGCAAAGTCTATGAGTATGTATCCGAGGTTCTTCCCGAGCTTAGAGAGGATGAAATTCATTCTATTATAGATAGGGGTGGATACCAAGGAGGGGCAGTGGGCAGGTTCTGGACACTTGATCCAATAGACGGAACAAAAGGATTTCTAAGGGGTGAGCAGTATGCAGTAGCACTTGCTCTTATTGAAAATGGAGAAGTTGTTTTGGGGGTGTTGGGATGTCCAAATCTAAGCGCTGACCTAAATAAAAGTGACAGCGAGACCGGATTAATTTACAGCGCTGTAAAGGGAAGTGGATCATCGGCTGAGCATATAGAAAGCGAGAGAAGTGATAAGGTTGAGGTTTCAGATATAGAGCATCCATCATACGCGCCTTTTTGCGAGTCGGTAGAATCTGCGCATTCATCACACAGTGATTCAGAGAAAATCTCTCAAATACTTGGCGTAACAGCAGAACCTATTAGAATTGATAGCCAGTGTAAGTATGCGGTTATTGCTAGAGGTGATGCTTCAATTTATCTAAGACTCCCGACCAGGAAAGATTACTCAGAAAAGATATGGGACCATGCAGCAGGTTCAATAATAGTCAGCGAAGCAGGCGGAAGGGTATCGGATATTTATGGAAACAACTTAGACTTCTCAAAAGGCAGAACCCTTGCCGACAATAAAGGAATAGTTGGTACAAACGGTGAGCTGCATGAGCTGGTAATATCGGCTGTTGTTGAAGTTCTTAACTCAGACTAA
- a CDS encoding efflux RND transporter permease subunit — protein sequence MKLVDTSIKKPVSVAVGVIFIVLFGFIALFNIPVQLTPDVDKPIISVNTFWEGASPQEIETEIIREQEDELKTLDNLVEMTSESQDSSGNIVLEFAIGTDIDAAVVDVSNKLNQVQEYPDNVDQPVILTTDVGASAMAWFILKPKEGNIVDIYQYHDFANDFIKPRFERVSGVGSSNVFGGYEREMQVVVDPNALAARGITINEMADAIRSDNDNYSAGDFDEGKRRYIVRTVGEYTSPQDIENVIITRKNGAPVYVRDVANVSLGYKDADYAVRQNGEPAIAINAVKESGANSIDVMAGLIEAMDELNQGELQKLDLRMFNVYEETSYIVRAIDLVQQNLIIGGLLAVLVLLFFLRSASSTLIVATAIPISIIGTFVVMSALGRTINVISLAGMAFAVGMVIDNSIVVLENIYRHMQMGKSRVQAAYDGTVEVWGAVLASTLTTAAVFVPVIFVQDQAGQLFRDIAIAISVSVILSLIVSITVIPTISAKILSVVKPKPGRNFTNLWGITNRAESVSIAISNLVSHILSTTRTRILVVLTFTIGAILLSWIMMPKTEYLPEGNRNLVFGILIPPPGYNIGEFTDIGIGIEEDLRRYWEAEVGSEQAQELDGPLMEHFFYVATGRQAFMGARARKSDEVKGLMPPMHTALRQIPGMIAIVNQSSIFQRGIGEGRSINIQITGPDLEQLVGIAQKVFFLAMEKIPEGQVRPIPSLDLGNPEVQLVLNRERASDVGITNQELGFMLNALVDGATISEYQLDGDEIDLTLRGMDEYASRTHEIEDLMINTEGGKMLTLGSIADVNVTTGPEQINHYERQRTIAISVIPPEQMPLETAIEVINGEILAPLIQSGELSGAYDAILTGSADDLTKTRQALQWNFILAAIIAFLLMASLFESFLYPLVIMFSVPLAAFGGFLGLFVLNLFIYMPLNILTMLGFVILIGIVVNNAILIVHQSLNNIRDHAMKHKEAIVESVRSRIRPIFMSTTTSVFGMLPLIILPGSGSEFYRGLGSVVVGGLLVSTMFTLILVPSVFSLVLDAKINFSQWFSKIRGGTKGLAPSK from the coding sequence ATGAAATTAGTTGATACTTCTATTAAAAAGCCCGTTAGTGTGGCTGTTGGCGTAATATTCATTGTACTCTTTGGATTTATTGCATTATTTAACATCCCAGTACAGCTAACTCCCGATGTCGACAAGCCTATTATTTCCGTAAATACATTCTGGGAAGGTGCTAGCCCTCAAGAGATAGAAACAGAAATTATCCGAGAACAAGAAGATGAGTTAAAGACATTGGATAATTTAGTTGAGATGACCAGTGAGAGCCAGGACTCATCAGGCAATATTGTTTTAGAATTTGCTATTGGCACAGACATTGATGCCGCTGTTGTAGATGTATCAAACAAACTAAACCAAGTCCAAGAATATCCGGATAATGTAGATCAGCCAGTGATTCTAACTACGGATGTCGGCGCAAGCGCAATGGCTTGGTTTATCTTAAAACCCAAAGAAGGCAATATAGTTGATATTTACCAATATCATGATTTTGCAAATGATTTTATAAAACCAAGATTTGAAAGGGTTTCCGGGGTCGGATCATCTAATGTATTTGGCGGATACGAGCGTGAAATGCAGGTAGTTGTTGATCCGAACGCACTGGCTGCCAGAGGGATCACAATTAATGAGATGGCTGATGCCATTAGGAGTGATAACGACAACTATAGCGCCGGAGATTTTGATGAAGGTAAAAGACGCTACATAGTCAGAACAGTAGGCGAATATACATCTCCCCAAGATATAGAGAACGTAATAATTACAAGGAAAAACGGAGCCCCAGTATACGTTAGAGACGTGGCTAATGTTTCTTTAGGGTATAAAGATGCCGACTACGCGGTGCGTCAAAATGGTGAGCCGGCAATCGCGATAAATGCTGTTAAAGAAAGCGGAGCTAACTCAATAGATGTCATGGCTGGTCTTATCGAGGCTATGGATGAACTTAATCAAGGAGAGCTTCAGAAACTTGACCTCCGAATGTTCAACGTATATGAAGAAACAAGTTATATAGTTCGCGCAATTGACCTAGTACAACAAAACTTAATTATCGGTGGTCTTCTTGCGGTACTAGTGCTGCTGTTCTTTCTTCGAAGTGCTAGTTCAACTCTTATTGTAGCTACGGCCATACCCATAAGCATTATCGGAACATTTGTTGTAATGTCTGCATTAGGAAGAACTATTAATGTAATTAGTCTTGCAGGTATGGCATTTGCAGTTGGTATGGTAATAGACAACTCAATTGTAGTGTTAGAAAACATTTACCGGCATATGCAAATGGGCAAATCCCGTGTTCAGGCTGCATATGATGGAACAGTTGAAGTTTGGGGAGCAGTTCTTGCAAGTACTCTTACAACAGCAGCTGTTTTCGTACCTGTAATATTTGTACAAGATCAAGCAGGTCAGTTATTCAGGGATATCGCCATTGCAATTAGTGTCTCGGTAATATTGAGTCTTATAGTATCGATTACTGTGATTCCAACTATATCAGCGAAAATTTTAAGCGTAGTAAAACCAAAACCTGGTCGGAACTTTACAAATTTATGGGGAATAACAAATAGGGCTGAGTCAGTTTCAATTGCAATTTCTAATCTCGTATCACATATACTCTCAACAACACGAACCAGAATATTAGTTGTATTAACATTTACAATTGGAGCAATATTGCTAAGTTGGATAATGATGCCAAAGACTGAGTACCTTCCTGAGGGAAATCGCAACCTTGTATTTGGTATATTGATACCTCCACCAGGATATAACATAGGCGAATTTACAGACATAGGCATCGGCATCGAAGAAGATTTGCGCCGCTACTGGGAGGCAGAAGTTGGATCAGAACAAGCCCAGGAACTTGATGGTCCACTCATGGAACATTTCTTTTATGTAGCCACTGGTCGTCAGGCATTTATGGGAGCAAGGGCAAGGAAATCTGATGAGGTAAAAGGTCTTATGCCTCCAATGCATACTGCACTTAGGCAAATACCAGGAATGATAGCTATTGTTAATCAATCAAGTATTTTTCAAAGAGGAATAGGTGAGGGTCGCTCTATAAATATCCAAATTACAGGACCAGATTTAGAACAACTTGTAGGAATCGCTCAAAAGGTATTTTTCCTCGCAATGGAGAAAATCCCTGAAGGACAGGTTCGCCCTATTCCTAGTTTAGACCTGGGCAATCCAGAGGTGCAGTTGGTACTAAACAGAGAACGTGCCTCTGATGTTGGTATTACAAATCAAGAGCTTGGCTTTATGTTAAATGCTCTTGTCGACGGTGCTACTATAAGTGAGTATCAGCTTGACGGAGATGAAATTGATTTAACTCTAAGAGGTATGGATGAATACGCTAGTAGAACCCATGAAATTGAAGATCTGATGATAAACACTGAAGGCGGAAAGATGCTCACGCTAGGATCAATTGCTGATGTTAATGTAACCACAGGACCAGAGCAGATTAACCACTATGAAAGACAGAGAACAATTGCAATATCTGTTATCCCACCAGAGCAAATGCCTCTAGAAACAGCTATTGAGGTTATAAATGGCGAAATTCTTGCCCCTTTAATTCAAAGTGGAGAATTGTCGGGTGCTTATGATGCAATCCTTACTGGTTCGGCCGATGATCTAACAAAAACACGACAGGCGCTTCAGTGGAATTTCATTCTAGCTGCCATTATTGCCTTTTTGCTTATGGCATCTTTATTTGAAAGTTTCCTATATCCGCTTGTTATCATGTTCAGCGTTCCACTTGCTGCATTTGGCGGATTTTTGGGACTTTTTGTTCTAAACCTATTTATTTACATGCCTTTAAACATACTAACTATGCTAGGGTTTGTAATATTAATCGGTATTGTTGTAAATAATGCAATCCTAATTGTGCATCAGTCTCTAAATAATATAAGAGACCATGCGATGAAGCATAAAGAAGCGATAGTTGAATCAGTTAGGTCTAGAATAAGGCCGATATTTATGAGTACAACAACAAGTGTATTCGGTATGCTGCCACTTATAATTCTTCCAGGATCGGGTTCAGAGTTCTACAGAGGCCTTGGAAGCGTAGTAGTTGGCGGCCTATTAGTTTCTACAATGTTTACTCTAATATTAGTTCCATCTGTATTTAGCCTTGTTCTTGATGCAAAGATTAATTTTTCACAGTGGTTCTCCAAAATAAGGGGAGGAACAAAAGGCCTGGCTCCTTCTAAGTAA
- a CDS encoding efflux RND transporter periplasmic adaptor subunit translates to MAQAPPAAPVEVEKVQEQTLQKPVTLVGAVQPDKSSTIASEIEGLVESLPGTEGKFLEKGEVIAEFNTRSLEIDLKEAQANKREAQARFQLARKNLVRFEELEQKGVASTQQLQDAESEKSALGARIAQFQAQVDSLEYDIEKSKITAPFSGYVTQEFTEVGQWVQKGGPVVELIDIDIAEIKIDMPERYVSQIKKGLKVNVNFDALPDVNIEGEITSVVPQADAESRTFPVKINLDNKDGTIKSGMVARVSFPIGDPSTVMLVPKDAIVTQNNANFIYIVNEGAAQPLPISTGMAYEDKIQVIGPVQSGQEVVVKGNERLMPNQPVTVINQESEQNKVN, encoded by the coding sequence ATGGCCCAAGCACCTCCAGCGGCCCCAGTTGAGGTTGAAAAAGTACAGGAGCAAACTCTTCAGAAACCTGTCACTTTGGTTGGAGCTGTTCAGCCAGATAAGAGCAGCACAATAGCAAGTGAAATTGAAGGCTTAGTTGAGAGCTTGCCGGGGACAGAGGGGAAATTCCTTGAAAAAGGAGAAGTAATCGCTGAATTTAATACCCGCAGCCTTGAGATAGATTTAAAAGAGGCACAGGCAAATAAAAGAGAAGCACAGGCTCGTTTCCAGCTTGCCAGAAAGAACTTGGTTAGGTTTGAGGAACTTGAGCAAAAAGGGGTTGCATCAACCCAGCAACTCCAGGACGCAGAATCAGAGAAATCTGCGCTCGGCGCTAGAATAGCACAGTTTCAAGCTCAGGTTGACAGCCTTGAATATGATATAGAAAAGTCCAAGATAACCGCTCCATTTAGCGGATATGTTACTCAGGAATTTACCGAGGTCGGCCAGTGGGTTCAAAAAGGTGGTCCGGTTGTAGAACTTATAGATATTGATATTGCTGAAATAAAGATCGATATGCCAGAGCGTTATGTGAGTCAGATAAAAAAAGGACTTAAGGTAAATGTAAATTTTGATGCTCTACCAGATGTAAATATAGAGGGTGAAATTACATCAGTTGTGCCACAGGCAGATGCGGAGTCGCGCACATTTCCTGTAAAAATAAACTTAGATAACAAAGATGGAACAATTAAAAGCGGTATGGTAGCGAGAGTGTCTTTCCCAATTGGTGATCCTTCAACAGTAATGCTTGTCCCCAAAGATGCTATTGTCACTCAGAACAATGCTAACTTTATATATATAGTAAATGAAGGCGCTGCTCAACCACTTCCTATTAGCACAGGTATGGCGTATGAGGATAAGATACAAGTGATTGGACCTGTTCAAAGCGGTCAGGAAGTTGTGGTTAAAGGGAATGAAAGGCTCATGCCTAACCAACCCGTGACAGTAATCAATCAAGAATCAGAGCAAAACAAAGTTAATTAA
- a CDS encoding TetR/AcrR family transcriptional regulator, producing the protein MSTQKAVEKDNQAQSEKTTTRDKILETAIELFAEKGFNGTTTKEIAEAAEVNESLIFRHFSTKSDLYGAIIEKKIDDEPGIELPIQTYKDTKDDYLIFRSIAERMLEKCGNDSSFIRLLHFSALEGHELSDMFFNTYVEYVDMLLSDYIEGRIKDGAFKNVNSLCASQAFIGMIVNHIIVKELFGEKKRNKTSNEELVETYVTVFLDGIKAK; encoded by the coding sequence ATGTCAACACAAAAAGCTGTTGAAAAAGACAATCAAGCCCAGAGTGAAAAAACTACCACCAGAGATAAGATACTAGAAACGGCTATTGAGCTTTTTGCAGAAAAAGGATTCAACGGCACTACGACCAAGGAGATTGCTGAGGCTGCAGAGGTAAATGAATCTTTGATATTCAGACATTTCTCAACCAAGAGTGATCTTTATGGAGCCATCATTGAAAAGAAGATTGATGATGAGCCAGGAATAGAGCTTCCCATTCAGACATACAAAGACACAAAAGACGACTATTTAATATTTCGATCTATCGCTGAAAGAATGCTGGAAAAATGCGGCAATGACTCGAGCTTCATAAGACTTCTTCATTTTAGCGCGTTAGAAGGTCATGAACTCTCTGATATGTTTTTTAATACATATGTAGAGTATGTAGACATGCTACTTAGTGATTATATCGAAGGAAGAATTAAAGACGGTGCTTTCAAGAATGTTAACTCCTTATGCGCCTCACAGGCTTTCATTGGGATGATAGTAAATCATATAATTGTAAAAGAACTATTCGGCGAGAAAAAAAGAAATAAAACTAGCAATGAAGAACTAGTTGAAACATATGTGACAGTATTTTTAGATGGTATCAAAGCTAAGTAG
- a CDS encoding TolC family protein, with protein MIKILLLLFFFAMTASAGAMDLSLKDAIAVALENNRDINIEKENVVVSEGEVTTQKGAFDPILNISSFYNDGETPTVNTFIPDGTVNQEQFGVTGNIDGRLSTGTFYDVFNVSSTRTETDSPLDDLSPSWFNDVTFSIGQDLLRNFGVDVNNAFVITARRSNQISMKEFENVVTNVLLEVERRYWLLVAAGQNLELERKALELAIDLQKRNEIQVEVGVLPPVAVTQAKSEVAARELDVIVAENTLQASEDDLKNVLAMDLSLQINTTDEPTTEVYEFSEQASLEQAYEQRPEIEQAQLEIENRKTLKKYYSNQRLPTLSVEGSVNLQGLGGDENPDRLSFGGEPEPIPSRFLGSSEAFNQIFGADFTTWQVLGVFRFPIFNRAARGEYVKASAEFDRSVIVLKKTQDDVALDVKSAIREIENSLRAIDAARVSVELASEVVINEQERLNVGIGTTREVLEAQRDLIDAGVREITAIANYNIALAELERAKGTLLEKDGVVIEE; from the coding sequence ATGATTAAGATACTGCTGTTGCTATTTTTCTTTGCAATGACAGCTAGTGCAGGAGCGATGGACTTATCGCTTAAAGATGCAATTGCTGTTGCACTTGAGAACAACAGAGATATAAACATTGAGAAGGAAAACGTTGTAGTTTCTGAGGGAGAAGTTACTACTCAGAAGGGGGCATTTGATCCGATTTTAAACATAAGCTCTTTCTACAATGACGGAGAAACACCGACTGTAAATACTTTTATACCGGACGGCACAGTTAATCAGGAGCAATTCGGAGTTACTGGAAACATTGATGGCAGATTATCTACTGGTACTTTCTATGATGTGTTTAATGTGTCTTCTACCAGAACCGAAACTGACTCTCCTTTAGATGATTTAAGCCCGAGCTGGTTTAACGATGTTACTTTTTCAATTGGGCAGGATCTACTGCGTAATTTTGGAGTAGACGTCAATAACGCATTTGTTATAACAGCCAGAAGATCAAATCAGATTTCTATGAAGGAGTTTGAAAATGTTGTGACAAATGTGCTCCTGGAAGTTGAAAGACGCTATTGGCTATTAGTTGCTGCAGGACAAAACCTTGAGCTAGAGAGAAAGGCACTTGAGCTGGCAATAGATCTTCAGAAGAGAAATGAGATACAGGTAGAGGTCGGAGTACTACCGCCCGTTGCAGTGACACAAGCAAAATCTGAGGTAGCGGCAAGGGAGCTGGATGTAATTGTTGCGGAGAATACGCTTCAGGCGTCTGAAGATGATCTTAAAAATGTTTTGGCCATGGATTTGTCCCTTCAAATTAATACAACAGATGAACCTACTACTGAAGTTTATGAATTTAGTGAACAAGCATCGCTCGAGCAGGCCTATGAGCAAAGACCTGAGATTGAACAGGCGCAGTTGGAGATAGAAAATAGAAAAACTTTAAAGAAATACTATTCCAATCAAAGACTGCCTACTCTTAGCGTTGAAGGTAGCGTAAACCTTCAAGGCCTTGGCGGAGATGAAAATCCTGACAGACTTAGTTTCGGCGGTGAGCCTGAGCCGATACCCTCTAGGTTTTTGGGATCAAGTGAAGCATTTAACCAGATCTTTGGCGCGGATTTTACGACCTGGCAGGTTCTTGGTGTATTTAGATTCCCAATATTTAATAGAGCCGCGCGAGGAGAGTACGTTAAGGCCAGCGCTGAGTTTGACCGAAGTGTAATAGTTCTTAAGAAAACCCAGGACGACGTAGCGCTTGATGTTAAGAGCGCAATAAGAGAGATTGAAAATAGCTTAAGAGCAATTGATGCCGCAAGAGTATCTGTTGAGCTGGCTTCAGAAGTAGTTATTAATGAGCAGGAGCGTCTTAATGTAGGAATTGGAACTACTAGGGAGGTTCTAGAGGCTCAAAGAGACCTAATTGACGCTGGAGTTAGAGAAATTACCGCAATTGCCAATTATAATATAGCTCTTGCAGAGCTAGAAAGAGCTAAAGGAACTCTGCTTGAGAAAGACGGGGTTGTCATTGAAGAATAA
- the trxA gene encoding thioredoxin — translation MASEAIIEISDSNFEAEVVNSDVPVLVDFWAPWCGPCRAIAPLVEEISTSYEGKIKVGKMNVDENQSTTMKFGIRSIPTIIMFKGGEAVDQIIGAVPKGEIEKVVEKSLA, via the coding sequence ATGGCAAGCGAAGCAATAATAGAGATTAGTGATTCAAATTTTGAAGCAGAAGTAGTAAACAGTGATGTGCCTGTATTAGTAGATTTTTGGGCTCCGTGGTGTGGTCCTTGCAGAGCGATAGCTCCTTTGGTTGAGGAGATCTCTACATCATACGAAGGGAAAATAAAAGTTGGCAAAATGAATGTTGATGAAAATCAATCTACAACAATGAAGTTTGGTATTAGAAGTATACCGACAATAATAATGTTTAAAGGCGGCGAAGCAGTAGATCAGATTATTGGCGCAGTTCCAAAAGGTGAAATAGAGAAAGTTGTTGAAAAATCTCTAGCCTAG
- a CDS encoding cyclase family protein, translating to MAKIKHIELDEGWIDISVPLTDGMIHWPDDPVIEIKKVLDLNNGDVCNLTHISMAVHAGTHMDAPSHFKKSAVGIDKMPLTAAIGKARVIEISDKEYIKVEEIRPHRIRAGERILFKTRNSKSKWINKPFNKKFVHLSTEAAQFLADRKVQMIGVDYLSIGGYEDNGPQVHEIILGAGICAVEGLDLYNIKPGNYEMICLPVKIKGADGAMARALIRPL from the coding sequence TTGGCCAAAATCAAACATATAGAATTAGATGAAGGCTGGATAGATATTTCTGTTCCACTCACGGATGGGATGATACATTGGCCGGATGATCCTGTTATTGAGATCAAAAAAGTATTGGATCTAAATAATGGAGATGTTTGCAATCTAACTCATATCTCTATGGCCGTTCATGCAGGAACTCACATGGATGCTCCAAGTCATTTTAAAAAGTCTGCAGTGGGAATAGATAAAATGCCGCTTACTGCCGCAATTGGAAAAGCCCGTGTGATTGAGATTAGTGATAAAGAATATATCAAAGTCGAAGAAATTAGACCTCATAGAATAAGAGCCGGCGAGCGTATTTTGTTTAAGACTAGAAACTCAAAATCCAAGTGGATAAATAAACCTTTTAACAAAAAGTTTGTGCACCTATCTACTGAGGCAGCCCAGTTTCTAGCCGACCGCAAAGTACAGATGATTGGTGTGGATTACTTATCAATTGGCGGATACGAAGATAACGGGCCCCAGGTTCATGAAATCATATTAGGCGCCGGCATATGTGCCGTAGAAGGACTTGATCTTTATAATATTAAACCCGGCAACTATGAGATGATTTGCCTTCCTGTGAAAATTAAAGGCGCTGACGGCGCTATGGCTAGAGCGCTCATCCGTCCATTATAA